A stretch of the Orcinus orca chromosome 1, mOrcOrc1.1, whole genome shotgun sequence genome encodes the following:
- the RBBP5 gene encoding retinoblastoma-binding protein 5 isoform X3, translating into MKSAPVMLTLSDSKHVVLPVDDDSDLNVVASFDRRGEYIYTGNAKGKILVLKTDSQDLVASFRVTTGTSNTTAIKSIEFARKGSCFLINTADRIIRVYDGREILTCGRDGEPEPMQKLQDLVNRTPWKKCCFSGDGEYIVAGSARQHALYIWEKSIGNLVKILHGTRGELLLDVAWHPVRPIIASISSGVVSIWAQNQVENWSAFAPDFKELDENVEYEERESEFDIEDEDKSEPEQTGADAAEDEEVDVTSVDPIAAFCSSDEELEDSKALLYLPIAPEVEDPEENPYGPPPDAVQTSLMDEGASSEKKRQSSTDGSQPPKKKPKTTNIELQGVPNDEVHPLLGVKGDGKSKKKQAGRPKGSKGKEKDSPFKPKLYKGDRGLPLEGSAKGKVQAELSQPLTAGGAISELL; encoded by the exons TGACTCCGATTTGAACGTGGTTGCATCTTTTGATAGGCGAGGAGAATATATCTATACAGGAAATGCAAAAGGCAAG ATCTTGGTCCTAAAAACAGATTCTCAGGATCTTGTTGCTTCCTTCAGAGTAACAACTGGAACAAGCAATACCACAGCCATTAAGTCAATAGAGTTTGCTCGGAAGGGCAG TTGCTTTTTAATTAACACAGCAGATCGAATAATTAGAGTTTATGATGGCAGAGAAATCTTAACCTGTGGAAGAGATGGAGAGCCTGAACCCATGCAGAAACTGCAGGACTTGGTGAATAG GACCCCATGGAAGAAATGTTGTTTCTCTGGGGATGGGGAATACATAGTCGCAGGGTCAGCCCGGCAGCATGCCCTGTACATCTGGGAGAAGAGTATTGGTAACCTGGTGAAGATTCTCCATGGGACAAGAGGAGAACTCCTCTTGGATGTAGCT TGGCATCCTGTTCGACCCATCATAGCATCCATTTCTAGTGGAGTGGTATCTATCTGGGCACAAAATCAAGTA GAAAATTGGAGTGCATTTGCGCCAGACTTCAAAGAATTGGATGAAAATGTAGAATATGAAGAAAGGGAATCAGAGTTTGATATTGAAGATGAAGATAAGAGTGAGCCTGAACAGACAG GGGCTGATGCTGCAGAGGATGAGGAAGTGGATGTCACCAGTGTGGACCCTATTGCCGCCTTCTGTAGCAG TGATGAAGAGCTGGAAGATTCAAAGGCTCTATTATATTTACCCATTGCCCCTGAGGTAGAAGACCCAGAAGAAAATCCTTATGGCCCCCCACCGGATGCAGTCCAAACCTCCTTGATGGACGAAGGGGCTAGTTCAGAGAAGAAGAGGCAGTCTTCAACAGATGGGTCCCAGCCACCTaagaagaaacccaaaacaaccaATATTGAACTGCAAGGAGTACCAAATGATG AAGTCCATCCACTACTGGGTGTGAAGGGGGATGGCAAATCCAAGAAGAAGCAAGCAGGCCGGCCTAAAGGATcaaaaggtaaagagaaagaTTCTCCATTTAAACCGAAACTCTACAAAGGGGACAGAGGTTTACCTCTGGAAGGATCAGCGAAGGGTAAAGTGCAGGCGGAGCTCAGCCAGCCCTTGACAG